In Monodelphis domestica isolate mMonDom1 chromosome 4, mMonDom1.pri, whole genome shotgun sequence, one DNA window encodes the following:
- the LOC100022107 gene encoding olfactory receptor 51B5-like, with product MWPNISSAPFVLTGFPGLEEAHQWISILFLAVYITVILGNGTLLVLIRDDHSLHEPMYYFLAMLAATDLGVTITTMPTVLGVLWLDHREIDHGVCFSQAYFIHSLSIVESGVLLAMAYDRFIAIRNPLRYTSIITNSRVVKIGVGALLRGCVSIVPPIVPLHWFPYCHSHILSHAFCLHQDVIKLACADITFNRIYPVVLVSFTVFLDSLIILLSYILILKTVMGIASGEEQAKALNTCVSHICCVLVFYVTVIGLSLIHRFGKHVPRVAHIAMSYVHFLFPPLMNPIIYSIKTKQIQRGILHMFSLCKSKD from the coding sequence ATGTGGCCCAATATTAGCTCAGCCCCTTTTGTTTTGACTGGTTTCCCAGGTCTGGAGGAAGCCCACCAATGGATCTCCATTCTTTTCCTTGCTGTGTATATtactgtgattctgggcaatgGCACTCTCCTCGTCCTCATCAGGGATGATCACAGTCTTCATGAGCCCATGTACTATTTCCTGGCCATGCTGGCAGCCACTGACCTTGGGGTTACTATAACCACAATGCCTACTGTACTGGGAGTTCTGTGGTTAGATCATAGGGAAATTGACCATGGGGTCTGCTTCTCCCAAGCCTACTTTATCCATTCACTCTCCATAGTTGAATCAGGTGTCTTGCTTGCCATGGCTTATGATCGATTCATTGCCATTCGCAATCCCCTGAGATATACATCTATCATCACCAACTCCAGAGTGGTAAAGATTGGAGTGGGAGCACTACTAAGGGGCTGTGTGTCTATAGTTCCTCCAATAGTACCCCTCCATTGGTTCCCTTACTGCCATTCTCATATTCTCTCTCATGCCTTCTGCCTCCATCAGGATGTTATCAAACTGGCTTGTGCAGATATCACTTTCAATCGCATCTACCCAGTTGTCCTGGTTTCATTTACTGTATTCCTAGACTCCCTGATTATCCTTTTGTCTTATATACTAATCCTTAAAACAGTCATGGGCATTGCCTCAGGAGAGGAGCAAGCCAAAGCCCTTAACACCTGTGTCTCCCACATCTGCTGTGTTCTGGTCTTCTATGTCACAGTGATTGGTTTGTCCCTCATCCACCGTTTTGGAAAGCATGTGCCACGTGTGGCTCACATTGCTATGAGCTATGTCCacttcctcttccctccactAATGAACCCCATCATCTATAGCATCAAAACCAAGCAGATTCAGCGTGGCATTCTTCACATGTTCTCTCTATGTAAATCCAAGGACTGA